In Moorella sp. Hama-1, a single genomic region encodes these proteins:
- a CDS encoding radical SAM protein, protein MINARAHLELAKKYVTERVLQEAFNYMEKNPEENFPRLLNAARLLAREEVHKQQIAKVLEAYRTNPSIHTYVNRLFQMHPNVKQRLIYNWFVNAMLLGIPRQHQVSLETGVHIPNFFLLDPTSDCNLRCHGCWAGEYAHHDSLDLDLVDRLCREAKAVGIYWLAMSGGEPFRWPYLFELAERHPDMAFMLYTNGTLIDDAVADRLLEVGNITPAISLEGWRERTDARRGRGVFDRVMAAMDRLRERGLVFGISITITRENAAEITSDEFIDFLVEKGVVYGWSFHYIPIGREPNPDLMVTPEQRAYLAERIPYIRNHKGLQIADFWNDGELTLGCIAGGRRYFHITASGAVEPCAFIHFSTDNIKEKSLMEVLQSPLFRAYQRRQPFSENLLRPCPLIDVPEGLRQIVAETGARPTHPGAETALGGSIGAYLDAHAVRWARMADRIWQERHPAPEKELTAGK, encoded by the coding sequence TTGATTAACGCCCGTGCCCATCTTGAGCTGGCCAAAAAGTATGTCACGGAAAGGGTTCTCCAGGAAGCCTTCAACTACATGGAGAAAAACCCGGAGGAGAACTTCCCCCGCCTCCTTAACGCGGCCCGGCTGCTGGCCCGGGAGGAGGTCCACAAGCAACAGATTGCCAAAGTGCTGGAGGCCTACCGCACCAACCCCAGTATCCATACTTATGTGAACCGCCTCTTCCAGATGCACCCCAATGTCAAACAGCGTTTGATCTACAACTGGTTTGTCAACGCCATGCTCCTGGGGATCCCTCGCCAGCATCAGGTTTCCCTGGAAACAGGGGTGCATATTCCTAATTTCTTTCTCCTGGATCCCACCAGTGACTGCAACCTGCGCTGCCACGGCTGCTGGGCCGGGGAATACGCCCACCATGACAGCCTGGATCTGGACCTGGTAGACCGCCTCTGCCGGGAGGCTAAAGCAGTCGGTATCTACTGGCTGGCTATGTCCGGGGGCGAGCCCTTCCGCTGGCCCTACCTTTTTGAACTGGCCGAACGTCACCCGGATATGGCCTTTATGCTCTATACCAACGGCACCCTAATTGATGATGCTGTAGCCGATCGCCTGCTGGAGGTAGGGAATATTACGCCGGCTATCAGCCTGGAGGGTTGGCGGGAGCGCACCGACGCCCGCCGGGGCCGGGGTGTCTTTGACCGGGTAATGGCGGCTATGGACCGGCTGCGGGAGCGGGGCCTGGTCTTCGGAATCTCCATTACCATTACCAGGGAGAACGCTGCGGAGATCACCAGCGACGAGTTCATCGATTTCCTGGTGGAGAAGGGCGTTGTCTACGGTTGGAGCTTCCATTATATCCCCATCGGCCGGGAGCCGAATCCCGATTTAATGGTTACCCCTGAGCAACGGGCCTACCTGGCCGAGCGCATCCCTTACATTCGTAACCATAAGGGCCTGCAGATCGCCGATTTCTGGAACGACGGGGAGCTGACCCTGGGCTGCATCGCCGGCGGCCGTCGTTACTTCCACATCACCGCCAGCGGGGCAGTTGAGCCCTGCGCCTTTATCCACTTCTCGACGGATAATATCAAAGAGAAAAGCCTGATGGAGGTTCTCCAATCGCCCCTTTTCCGGGCCTACCAGCGGCGCCAGCCCTTCAGTGAAAACCTGCTGCGGCCCTGTCCCCTGATCGACGTGCCCGAAGGCCTGCGGCAGATCGTGGCTGAGACCGGGGCCCGGCCCACCCACCCGGGGGCGGAAACAGCCCTGGGTGGTTCCATTGGCGCCTATCTGGACGCCCATGCCGTTCGCTGGGCCCGGATGGCTGACAGGATCTGGCAGGAGCGCCACCCGGCACCGGAAAAGGAATTGACAGCAGGCAAGTAA
- a CDS encoding ABC1 kinase family protein has protein sequence MSLRRRYIHFNRYRQVVNVLARYGFGYFLDQVGLGNLILRRTREEAPLSLGQRLRLALEELGSTFIKLGQLLSTRPDLLPADIVAELARLQDRVPPFPFPQVRQAVEEELGQPLEELFTTFTPEPLAVASIGQVHRATLPDGSQVIVKVQRPGIAKQVRIDLEILFDLARLAQRHTPYGQIYDFKQMAAEFAWAMTAELDYTQEGRNADRFRENFANDASVYFPAVYWDYTTERVLTQEYVEAVKLNDLAEIDRQGYNRRRIAVSLARAVYRQVLVDGFFHGDPHPGNLAVLPGEVIVFMDFGLVGTLGEEMQEKFVTLILAIIRRRSQDVLRAITAMGVVPAEADRGALRREIEDLRDKYYHLSFRQISLGQAIEELLQLAFRYRLHLPPELTLLGKTMLTLEGLVRELDPELELAELAEPYGRELLRRRFSARSLGRELVENLTFSWETLQSLPRQLRHLMDVAERGELTLRVEPLKLRGLIRQLDRISNKLTMSVVLLAFSIIMASLIISTALGAPANSLFFRLPTLEIGFGAAGLMLLWLLVTIWRSDRD, from the coding sequence ATGTCCCTGCGGCGCCGTTATATCCATTTTAACCGTTACCGCCAGGTGGTTAATGTTCTGGCCCGCTACGGTTTTGGTTACTTCCTCGATCAGGTCGGGTTGGGCAACCTGATCCTGCGGCGAACGCGGGAAGAGGCCCCCCTGTCCCTGGGCCAGCGCCTGCGCCTGGCCCTGGAAGAATTGGGATCTACCTTTATTAAACTGGGCCAGCTTTTGAGCACCCGGCCGGATTTGCTGCCGGCGGATATTGTCGCCGAACTGGCCCGCCTCCAGGACCGGGTACCCCCCTTCCCCTTCCCCCAGGTCCGCCAGGCAGTAGAGGAAGAACTGGGCCAGCCCCTGGAGGAGCTCTTTACTACCTTTACGCCCGAACCCCTGGCCGTGGCCTCCATCGGCCAGGTCCACCGGGCGACCCTGCCCGACGGCAGCCAGGTAATCGTCAAGGTCCAGCGGCCCGGCATCGCCAAACAGGTCCGGATCGACCTGGAGATCCTCTTCGATCTGGCCCGCCTGGCCCAGCGCCATACCCCTTACGGCCAGATCTATGATTTCAAGCAGATGGCCGCCGAGTTCGCCTGGGCCATGACGGCCGAGCTGGATTACACCCAGGAGGGCCGCAATGCCGATCGCTTCCGGGAGAACTTCGCCAATGATGCCAGCGTCTATTTCCCGGCCGTTTACTGGGACTATACCACCGAACGGGTCCTGACCCAGGAGTACGTCGAAGCTGTAAAGCTTAACGACCTGGCGGAGATCGATCGCCAGGGTTATAACCGCCGCCGGATAGCCGTTAGCCTCGCCCGGGCCGTCTACCGGCAAGTGCTGGTGGACGGTTTTTTCCATGGCGACCCCCATCCGGGCAACCTGGCCGTTTTGCCCGGGGAGGTCATTGTCTTTATGGATTTCGGCCTGGTCGGCACCCTGGGGGAGGAGATGCAGGAAAAGTTCGTCACCCTGATTCTGGCCATTATCCGGCGGCGCAGCCAGGACGTCCTGCGGGCCATCACGGCTATGGGCGTGGTGCCCGCCGAAGCGGATCGGGGAGCCCTGCGGCGGGAGATTGAGGACCTGCGGGATAAATACTACCACCTCTCCTTCCGCCAGATCAGCCTGGGCCAGGCCATTGAGGAGCTTCTCCAGCTGGCCTTCAGGTACCGCCTGCACCTGCCCCCGGAGCTGACCCTCTTGGGGAAGACCATGCTCACCCTGGAGGGCCTGGTCCGGGAGTTGGACCCGGAGCTCGAACTGGCCGAACTGGCCGAACCCTACGGCCGGGAATTGTTGCGGCGCCGCTTCAGCGCCCGCTCCCTGGGACGGGAGCTGGTGGAAAACCTGACCTTCAGCTGGGAAACCCTGCAAAGCCTGCCCCGGCAGCTCCGGCACCTCATGGACGTGGCGGAAAGGGGCGAGCTGACCCTGCGGGTTGAACCGTTGAAACTGCGGGGCCTAATACGTCAACTCGACCGGATCAGCAACAAACTGACCATGAGCGTGGTCCTGCTGGCCTTCAGCATCATCATGGCCAGCCTGATTATCAGCACGGCCCTGGGAGCGCCGGCCAACAGCCTCTTCTTCCGCCTGCCGACCCTGGAGATCGGTTTCGGCGCCGCCGGCCTCATGCTTTTATGGTTGCTGGTGACCATCTGGCGGAGTGACCGCGATTAA
- a CDS encoding 4Fe-4S dicluster domain-containing protein, whose protein sequence is MPYRITNACIACGDCTVVCPQKVIIEDGATYNTLGDINATTDVVRDGAMDEPPEKLAAFYRITAGCNNCGRCREVCPAGAIVWEDQ, encoded by the coding sequence ATGCCTTACCGGATAACCAATGCTTGTATAGCTTGTGGCGACTGCACGGTGGTCTGCCCGCAAAAGGTTATTATTGAGGACGGGGCGACGTATAACACCCTGGGGGATATCAACGCTACCACGGATGTAGTCCGGGATGGAGCCATGGACGAACCACCAGAAAAATTGGCGGCCTTTTACCGCATTACAGCCGGTTGCAACAACTGCGGCCGTTGCCGGGAGGTCTGCCCGGCCGGGGCCATTGTTTGGGAGGATCAGTAG
- a CDS encoding YitT family protein — translation MQRKAWADYLGITAGTLMTALGLVLFLVPNRIAAGGVSGLATVLHYLLGWPVGLTMLALNIPLFLAGLKVLGLEFGFKTLYGTIILSFFTDTLALWLHAPTSNTLLASLYGGLLSGVGMGIVFRSGGSTGGTDLAALLFRHYLHISAGVGLLMVDALVITLAGLAFNVELALYALVALFLTSRAIDAIQEGGGYARAALIISDKAEEIARQVMQELDRGATGLAGRGLYTRQEREVLLVVVQRAEVSRLKNLVAALDPGAFVIVSNVHEVLGEGFRRWRAEG, via the coding sequence GTGCAGCGCAAGGCATGGGCGGACTACCTGGGGATTACGGCCGGTACCCTGATGACTGCCCTGGGTCTGGTTCTCTTCCTGGTACCCAACAGGATCGCCGCCGGGGGCGTCAGCGGCCTGGCCACGGTCCTGCATTACTTGCTGGGATGGCCGGTAGGCTTGACCATGCTGGCCCTGAACATACCCCTCTTCCTGGCCGGGCTTAAAGTCCTGGGCCTGGAGTTCGGCTTTAAAACCCTCTACGGTACGATTATTCTTTCCTTCTTTACCGATACCCTGGCCCTCTGGCTGCACGCGCCCACCAGCAACACCCTTTTAGCCTCCCTTTATGGTGGCCTTTTAAGCGGGGTGGGTATGGGGATTGTTTTTCGCTCCGGGGGCAGTACCGGGGGTACTGACCTGGCGGCCCTCCTCTTCCGGCACTACCTGCACATCAGCGCCGGGGTAGGTTTATTGATGGTCGACGCCCTGGTAATTACCCTGGCCGGCCTGGCCTTTAACGTGGAACTCGCCCTTTACGCCCTGGTGGCCCTTTTTCTTACCAGCCGCGCTATCGACGCCATCCAGGAGGGCGGGGGTTACGCCCGGGCCGCTCTGATAATTTCTGATAAAGCAGAAGAGATCGCCCGGCAGGTTATGCAGGAGCTGGACCGCGGGGCAACGGGGCTGGCCGGCCGCGGCCTGTATACCCGCCAGGAACGGGAAGTGCTGCTGGTGGTGGTCCAGCGGGCCGAGGTCAGCCGCCTGAAGAACCTGGTGGCCGCCCTCGACCCGGGGGCCTTTGTCATCGTCAGCAATGTCCACGAAGTCCTGGGCGAAGGCTTTCGCCGCTGGCGGGCGGAGGGCTGA
- a CDS encoding transketolase: protein MLNDYQELAATARQIRRHIIRMVGAAGSGHPGGSLSAADIMTALYFKVMRLDPARPDWPERDRFVLSKGHAAPVLYATLAERGFFPVDQLTTLRQLGSPLQGHPDRKSLPGVEVSTGSLGHGLAVANGMALAARLDGRDYRVYVLMGDGELEEGMVWEGAMAAAHYRLDNLTAIVDHNHLQIDGRVEEVMSPEPVAAKFQAFGWEVLAIDGHDFGQILGALERAREIKGRPTVIIAETVKGKGVSFMEKQAGWHGKAPKPEEVEKALAELG from the coding sequence GTGCTTAACGATTATCAAGAACTGGCCGCCACAGCCCGACAGATACGGCGGCACATCATCAGGATGGTGGGAGCGGCGGGTTCCGGCCACCCCGGCGGTTCCCTGTCGGCGGCCGATATTATGACCGCCCTTTACTTTAAAGTCATGCGCCTGGATCCGGCCCGGCCGGACTGGCCGGAACGGGATCGCTTCGTCCTTTCTAAAGGCCACGCCGCCCCGGTCTTATACGCTACCCTGGCCGAGCGAGGTTTTTTCCCGGTAGACCAATTGACTACCTTGCGCCAGCTGGGCAGCCCCCTGCAGGGCCACCCGGACCGTAAATCCCTGCCCGGAGTCGAAGTATCCACCGGTTCCCTGGGCCACGGCCTGGCGGTGGCCAACGGTATGGCCCTGGCCGCTCGTCTGGACGGCCGGGATTACCGGGTTTACGTCCTGATGGGGGACGGGGAACTGGAAGAGGGAATGGTCTGGGAAGGGGCCATGGCGGCAGCCCATTACCGCCTGGACAACCTGACGGCCATTGTCGACCATAACCACCTGCAGATTGACGGCCGGGTGGAGGAAGTCATGTCCCCGGAACCAGTGGCCGCTAAATTCCAGGCCTTCGGCTGGGAAGTCCTGGCCATCGACGGCCATGACTTCGGCCAGATCCTGGGCGCCCTGGAACGAGCCCGGGAGATTAAAGGCCGTCCCACGGTTATTATTGCCGAAACAGTCAAGGGCAAGGGTGTTTCCTTCATGGAAAAACAGGCCGGCTGGCACGGCAAAGCCCCCAAACCGGAAGAAGTAGAAAAAGCCCTGGCAGAGCTGGGCTAA
- a CDS encoding transketolase family protein, producing the protein MTKIATREAYGRALAELGRENSQVVVLDADLSKSTMTRYFAEEFPERFFNMGIAEQSLMGTAAGLALSGKIPFASTFAVFATGRAYDQVRNGIAYPKVNVKIAATHAGLTVGEDGASHQAVEDVALMRAVPNMTVIVPADGEETRQAVRAAAAHQGPVYIRLGRPAVPVIYGEDYQFQIGRAHTLRQGKDAAIIACGIMVAKALEAAAELAAAGLEVMVIDMSTIKPLDREAVLAAAATGVVVTAEEHTIIGGVGSAVAEVLATAKPVPLAMVGIRDTFGESGKPDELLEKYGLTTRDIVAAVKRLTK; encoded by the coding sequence ATGACCAAAATAGCCACCCGGGAAGCCTATGGCCGGGCCCTGGCAGAACTGGGCCGGGAGAACAGCCAGGTAGTAGTCCTGGATGCCGACCTGTCCAAGTCCACCATGACCCGTTACTTCGCCGAGGAATTCCCTGAGCGCTTTTTCAATATGGGCATCGCCGAACAGAGCCTCATGGGCACGGCCGCCGGACTGGCTTTGAGCGGTAAGATTCCTTTTGCCAGTACCTTTGCCGTCTTTGCTACCGGCCGCGCCTACGACCAGGTGCGCAACGGCATCGCATACCCGAAGGTTAACGTTAAAATCGCCGCCACCCATGCCGGCCTCACCGTCGGCGAAGACGGCGCCTCCCACCAGGCCGTCGAGGATGTGGCCCTCATGCGCGCCGTACCCAATATGACGGTTATCGTGCCGGCCGACGGCGAGGAGACCAGGCAGGCCGTCCGGGCTGCCGCCGCCCACCAGGGGCCGGTGTATATCCGCCTGGGTCGTCCGGCCGTACCGGTTATTTACGGCGAGGACTACCAGTTCCAGATCGGTCGCGCCCACACCCTGCGCCAGGGTAAGGACGCAGCTATCATTGCCTGCGGCATTATGGTCGCTAAAGCCCTGGAGGCGGCCGCGGAGCTGGCAGCCGCCGGCCTGGAGGTTATGGTTATCGACATGAGCACCATTAAGCCCCTGGACCGGGAAGCGGTCCTGGCAGCTGCGGCCACCGGAGTGGTGGTGACGGCCGAGGAACACACCATCATCGGCGGCGTGGGCAGCGCTGTAGCCGAGGTCCTGGCGACGGCGAAACCCGTCCCCCTGGCCATGGTCGGCATCCGCGACACCTTCGGCGAGTCCGGCAAGCCCGACGAACTGCTGGAGAAATACGGCCTGACGACACGGGATATCGTGGCGGCAGTGAAAAGGTTGACGAAATAA
- a CDS encoding type II toxin-antitoxin system HicB family antitoxin, with protein MYKYEIIIHWSEEDQRYIAEVPELPGCMADGETYEEAVRNAQIVISEWIETAKSLGRNIPEPRGKLMYA; from the coding sequence ATGTATAAGTACGAGATAATTATTCATTGGAGCGAGGAGGATCAAAGATATATAGCTGAGGTTCCTGAATTGCCAGGTTGTATGGCCGATGGCGAAACCTACGAAGAAGCTGTTAGAAATGCGCAGATAGTTATATCTGAATGGATAGAAACGGCAAAAAGCCTGGGTCGCAATATACCAGAACCCCGGGGTAAACTTATGTATGCCTGA
- a CDS encoding DUF4160 domain-containing protein — MPTISMFYGIIIRMFCAPDEHNPPHFHAYYQNYKVVIDINTCEVREGKFPKKQLKLVLAWAELRQEELQANWALVMNGELPFKIEPLK; from the coding sequence ATGCCAACGATCAGCATGTTCTATGGAATTATAATCAGGATGTTTTGTGCTCCAGATGAACATAATCCACCACATTTTCATGCATACTACCAAAACTACAAAGTAGTAATCGATATCAATACTTGTGAAGTTAGAGAAGGTAAATTTCCCAAAAAGCAGCTTAAACTGGTACTGGCCTGGGCAGAATTAAGACAAGAAGAATTACAGGCAAACTGGGCATTAGTAATGAACGGTGAGCTACCGTTCAAAATTGAGCCATTAAAATAA
- a CDS encoding DUF2442 domain-containing protein, which produces MYLSIIDVKPLKDYQLLLTFENGEKRIFDMKPYLDKGIFKELKDERVFRSVRVSFDSIEWSNQADIDPEVLYEKSFEIKETGT; this is translated from the coding sequence GTGTATTTGTCTATTATAGATGTAAAACCATTAAAGGACTACCAACTGCTTTTGACTTTTGAAAATGGTGAAAAGAGAATTTTTGATATGAAACCTTATCTTGATAAAGGGATCTTTAAAGAACTAAAAGATGAAAGAGTGTTTAGGTCAGTTCGGGTTAGTTTTGATAGTATCGAGTGGAGCAATCAGGCTGATATTGATCCAGAAGTTCTTTATGAAAAAAGCTTCGAAATAAAGGAGACAGGGACCTGA
- a CDS encoding Rpn family recombination-promoting nuclease/putative transposase, whose translation MWLQTTKEGTLINIEIQVANQYNVDKRIMYYWAALYHGQLTSGQKFADLRKIVTIFTPPARWKRQRPSLTAPQIELRENSKRTGDTLFYEQWGCKKSTPPGPGTGWRPTRIR comes from the coding sequence GTGTGGTTGCAAACTACGAAAGAAGGCACCCTCATCAACATCGAAATCCAGGTGGCCAACCAGTACAACGTTGACAAACGTATCATGTACTACTGGGCGGCCCTCTACCACGGCCAGCTGACCAGCGGCCAGAAGTTCGCCGACCTGCGCAAGATCGTAACCATATTTACACCGCCGGCTCGCTGGAAGAGGCAAAGGCCATCATTGACGGCGCCCCAAATTGAACTGCGGGAGAATTCCAAAAGGACCGGCGACACCCTGTTTTACGAACAGTGGGGTTGCAAAAAATCAACGCCCCCCGGGCCTGGGACAGGATGGCGCCCAACCAGGATCCGGTGA
- a CDS encoding S8 family serine peptidase translates to MQKINAPRAWDRMAPNQDPVIVAVVDTGIDFYHEDLQGRILSDGAWDFVLNDNYPLELDGHGTAVSGVIAAATDNATGIAGTVSGQKVQILPLRVFDLNRYADTYLVAQAIYYAVDHGAQVINLSLGSSQYSQAVADAVAYAGEHGAVVVAAAGNDSGPVSYPAALPHAPAHAGAPAG, encoded by the coding sequence TTGCAAAAAATCAACGCCCCCCGGGCCTGGGACAGGATGGCGCCCAACCAGGATCCGGTGATTGTGGCCGTGGTTGACACGGGCATCGATTTTTACCATGAGGATTTGCAGGGGCGCATTTTATCTGACGGGGCCTGGGATTTTGTGTTAAACGATAACTACCCGCTGGAACTGGACGGGCATGGTACAGCGGTATCCGGTGTTATCGCCGCTGCCACTGATAACGCCACCGGCATTGCCGGAACGGTCAGTGGGCAAAAGGTGCAGATACTGCCCCTGCGGGTCTTCGATCTGAATAGATACGCAGATACATATCTGGTGGCCCAGGCCATATACTATGCCGTTGATCACGGCGCCCAGGTAATTAACCTCAGCCTGGGGAGCAGCCAGTATAGCCAGGCAGTAGCTGATGCCGTTGCCTACGCCGGGGAGCATGGGGCGGTGGTGGTGGCCGCCGCCGGCAACGATAGTGGGCCGGTGTCCTATCCGGCAGCCCTGCCTCATGCGCCTGCCCATGCTGGCGCCCCGGCGGGTTGA
- the ftsE gene encoding cell division ATP-binding protein FtsE — translation MSLIQFFNVTKQYPPNITALDNLSVKIDKGEFVFLVGPSGAGKTTFIRLLFREETPSKGQIIIGGRSVARLKKNEIPLLRRNIGIVFQDFRLLPERTVFENVAFALRVVEMHPREIKPRVEKALERVGLTARARLFPHQLSGGEQQRTAIARAIVNNPRILVADEPTGNLDPVTSREIMKLLEEINHMGTTVIMATHAWDIVNSLRKRVIALEQGRLVRDDREGAYGYEA, via the coding sequence ATGAGTTTAATCCAGTTTTTTAATGTTACCAAACAATATCCGCCTAATATAACTGCACTTGATAATCTCAGCGTCAAGATAGATAAAGGCGAGTTTGTTTTCCTGGTAGGTCCCAGTGGCGCCGGCAAAACAACCTTCATCCGGCTCCTTTTCCGGGAAGAGACACCCAGTAAGGGCCAGATTATCATTGGCGGTCGTAGTGTTGCCCGTTTAAAAAAAAATGAAATCCCCCTTTTAAGACGTAATATAGGCATTGTCTTTCAGGATTTTCGCCTCCTGCCGGAACGGACAGTCTTTGAAAATGTGGCCTTTGCCCTGCGGGTAGTGGAAATGCACCCGCGGGAGATCAAGCCCCGGGTGGAAAAGGCCCTGGAACGGGTAGGCCTGACCGCCAGGGCGCGGCTGTTCCCCCACCAGCTCTCCGGTGGCGAGCAGCAGCGGACGGCCATTGCCCGGGCCATTGTCAACAACCCGCGGATTCTGGTGGCCGATGAGCCCACCGGCAACCTGGACCCGGTTACCTCCAGGGAGATCATGAAACTCCTGGAGGAGATTAACCACATGGGAACGACGGTCATTATGGCCACCCATGCCTGGGATATCGTCAATAGCCTGCGGAAACGGGTTATCGCCCTGGAACAGGGCCGGCTGGTCAGGGACGACCGGGAGGGGGCCTACGGTTATGAAGCTTAG
- the ftsX gene encoding permease-like cell division protein FtsX: protein MKLRTTGYFFRQAALSLWRNFWMSLAATASVAISMFLLGAFVLLVFNVNYIAANLQSNVEVAAFLQVDAPREVALHIQDQVRSLPGVSQVTLVPKEEGLKQLSEQFGSEQDLLAATGGVNPLPDYLRVRVADPQGIKDVAQAIQAIPGVEKVNYGQETVERLFAVVRWLRWLGAAVILMLGLGALSLIVLTIRLAVYSRRREINIMKYVGATDWFIRWPFFLEGLWLGLAGSGIAALAVFFGYRLVLNMMGPAMVFIPLIHDQGLLIRSALGLVAGGSLVGAVGSLLSIRRFLKV, encoded by the coding sequence ATGAAGCTTAGGACGACAGGCTATTTCTTCCGCCAGGCGGCCCTCTCCCTGTGGCGCAACTTCTGGATGAGCCTGGCGGCTACGGCCAGTGTGGCTATCTCCATGTTCCTCCTGGGAGCCTTTGTCCTCCTGGTTTTTAACGTGAACTACATCGCCGCCAACCTCCAGTCCAATGTAGAGGTCGCCGCTTTCCTCCAGGTCGATGCCCCCCGGGAGGTGGCCCTGCATATCCAGGACCAGGTACGTTCTTTGCCCGGTGTGAGCCAGGTGACCCTGGTACCAAAGGAAGAGGGGCTCAAGCAGTTAAGCGAGCAGTTCGGCAGCGAGCAGGACCTGCTGGCAGCTACCGGTGGTGTTAATCCCCTTCCCGATTACCTGCGGGTCCGGGTGGCTGATCCCCAGGGCATTAAGGACGTAGCCCAGGCTATCCAGGCCATACCCGGAGTGGAGAAAGTAAACTACGGCCAGGAGACGGTGGAACGCCTCTTCGCCGTGGTGCGCTGGCTGCGCTGGCTGGGAGCGGCCGTTATCCTCATGCTGGGCCTGGGCGCCCTTTCCCTGATTGTCCTGACCATCCGCCTGGCGGTCTACTCCCGGCGCCGGGAGATTAACATCATGAAGTATGTGGGCGCTACTGACTGGTTTATCCGCTGGCCCTTTTTCCTGGAGGGCCTCTGGCTGGGATTAGCCGGCTCGGGTATCGCCGCCCTGGCGGTTTTCTTTGGGTATCGCCTGGTCTTAAATATGATGGGACCGGCCATGGTTTTTATACCCCTTATCCATGATCAGGGGTTATTAATAAGGAGCGCCCTGGGCCTGGTTGCCGGCGGCTCCCTGGTGGGGGCTGTAGGCAGCCTCCTCTCCATCAGGCGCTTCCTGAAGGTATGA
- a CDS encoding murein hydrolase activator EnvC family protein, which translates to MHRRVITLILLLAFTLGLLPAYGASLDELQKQQQQVQQNMEQQQKLLQQKNDEGAALMQQLQQIEQEIQQKQAQIASLDQQMATAQGRVQQATAELQQAEADQAKRMEILRARLKDIYQVGQVNYLEVLLQSTSLEDFLVRMELLANIARGDINLINEIKAERDKIAARKSELEAERNRIAELRRQADGERVQLASRQASQRQLLAQVEQEKKRVAAALDEMEATARQIAAKIRAEQAKSNRKLAPEGVRGMLWPLPGYTSISSPFGWRVHPLLKTRRFHDGVDLPAPEGTEIIAPLDGQVISTGYIGGYGNHIVIDHGGGLSTMYGHLSAILVSNGQEVKKGQVIGRVGSTGWSTGPHLHFMVLLQGEPTNPMNYY; encoded by the coding sequence TTGCACCGTAGAGTTATAACTCTTATCTTGCTCCTGGCCTTCACCCTGGGCCTCCTGCCGGCCTACGGCGCCAGCCTGGATGAGTTGCAAAAGCAACAGCAGCAGGTCCAGCAGAATATGGAGCAACAGCAAAAACTCCTGCAGCAGAAAAACGATGAGGGCGCGGCCTTAATGCAGCAGCTGCAGCAAATCGAGCAGGAGATCCAGCAGAAGCAGGCCCAGATAGCCAGCCTGGACCAGCAAATGGCGACCGCCCAGGGGCGGGTCCAGCAAGCTACCGCCGAACTGCAACAGGCCGAAGCCGACCAGGCCAAAAGGATGGAGATCCTGCGGGCCAGGCTGAAAGACATTTACCAGGTGGGACAGGTGAACTACCTGGAGGTCCTCCTCCAATCCACCAGCCTGGAAGACTTTCTGGTCCGGATGGAGCTCCTGGCCAATATCGCCCGGGGCGATATTAACCTTATAAACGAGATCAAGGCGGAACGGGATAAAATTGCCGCCCGTAAGTCCGAACTGGAGGCCGAACGCAACCGGATCGCGGAGCTACGGCGCCAGGCCGACGGCGAGCGGGTACAACTGGCCTCCCGCCAGGCCAGCCAGCGCCAGCTCCTGGCCCAGGTAGAGCAGGAGAAAAAGCGAGTGGCCGCCGCCCTGGACGAGATGGAAGCCACAGCCCGGCAGATAGCCGCCAAGATCCGGGCCGAACAGGCTAAGAGCAACCGCAAGCTGGCACCTGAAGGCGTCCGGGGAATGCTCTGGCCCCTGCCGGGGTACACCAGTATTTCTTCGCCCTTCGGCTGGCGGGTCCATCCTCTTCTAAAAACCAGGCGCTTTCACGATGGGGTTGACTTGCCAGCGCCCGAGGGGACGGAGATTATCGCTCCCCTGGACGGCCAGGTCATCTCCACCGGTTATATAGGTGGTTATGGTAACCATATCGTCATCGATCACGGCGGCGGGCTTTCCACCATGTACGGGCACCTGTCGGCCATCCTGGTCAGCAATGGTCAGGAAGTGAAGAAAGGCCAGGTAATCGGTCGCGTGGGATCAACGGGTTGGAGCACAGGACCGCACCTGCACTTTATGGTCTTGCTCCAGGGCGAGCCAACTAATCCCATGAATTATTACTAA